A genome region from Chengkuizengella sp. SCS-71B includes the following:
- a CDS encoding Flp pilus assembly protein CpaB: protein MMKKRFVFIMIGLVFATIAGFLAYMYTLENTETKMVYVFNQNIDNNQPLHPNMLTEKELPLSAIPTDAVFEKAKVLGKSVKGYVFEDAVLRSAMLVDTSKTAMSGKLLEKGDANTRAIALPVNIDTTVGGSIKTGDFIDLYILDNNIKSSVKLAEAVEVIKGVSNKSSANDLNNKSIILSLPVDIVDEYADYMASGAKDFIALRPLGDDGSHIIVSEKVELSEVLADEEMEVGGSIH from the coding sequence ATGATGAAAAAAAGGTTTGTTTTTATCATGATAGGATTAGTTTTTGCAACAATAGCGGGCTTTTTAGCTTATATGTACACTTTAGAAAATACAGAAACAAAGATGGTTTATGTATTTAATCAGAATATAGATAATAACCAACCTCTTCATCCAAATATGCTGACTGAAAAAGAACTTCCACTATCGGCAATTCCAACAGATGCTGTGTTTGAAAAAGCCAAGGTTTTGGGTAAGAGTGTAAAGGGATATGTATTTGAAGATGCAGTACTTCGTTCTGCGATGTTAGTAGATACTTCAAAGACAGCAATGTCTGGCAAGTTGTTAGAGAAAGGCGATGCTAATACGAGAGCCATTGCGCTCCCTGTGAATATTGATACTACAGTTGGTGGCAGTATTAAAACAGGAGATTTCATAGATTTATACATATTGGATAACAACATCAAAAGTTCAGTGAAACTAGCTGAAGCTGTAGAGGTCATTAAGGGAGTTTCCAACAAAAGTTCAGCAAATGATTTAAATAATAAATCTATCATATTATCTTTGCCAGTTGATATTGTAGATGAATATGCAGATTATATGGCAAGTGGAGCAAAAGATTTTATCGCTTTAAGACCACTCGGAGATGATGGAAGTCATATCATTGTATCAGAAAAAGTAGAGCTTTCAGAGGTTTTAGCTGACGAAGAAATGGAAGTGGGGGGAAGCATTCATTGA